A single Sulfurimonas aquatica DNA region contains:
- a CDS encoding gamma carbonic anhydrase family protein translates to MLHKFKGTLPIIGKNTWIASSADVIGDVKIGEDSSIWFGTVIRGDVHYITIGDRTSIQDLSMVHITHHKKADRSDGSPTIIGSDVTIGHRVMLHGCTIEDACLIGMSATILDNAVIGKESIVGAGSLVTKGKVFPPRSLIMGSPAKVVRELTDTEVAELYAGALRYVNFKNDYQD, encoded by the coding sequence ATGTTACATAAATTTAAAGGAACGCTCCCAATCATAGGAAAAAACACTTGGATCGCATCTTCTGCCGACGTTATTGGCGATGTAAAGATTGGTGAAGATTCATCTATATGGTTTGGAACTGTAATTCGTGGTGACGTACACTACATTACTATTGGTGACAGAACCAGTATTCAAGATTTGAGTATGGTACACATCACACACCATAAAAAAGCGGATAGAAGCGATGGAAGCCCTACTATAATTGGTAGTGATGTTACTATTGGTCATCGCGTTATGTTACATGGCTGTACCATAGAAGACGCTTGCCTTATAGGTATGAGTGCTACTATCTTGGATAATGCTGTTATAGGTAAAGAGAGCATAGTTGGAGCAGGTTCACTTGTTACAAAAGGGAAAGTTTTCCCTCCACGTTCACTTATAATGGGAAGTCCTGCAAAAGTTGTAAGAGAGTTGACTGACACCGAAGTAGCAGAACTTTATGCAGGTGCTTTGCGCTATGTGAACTTTAAAAATGATTACCAAGACTAA
- a CDS encoding RNA degradosome polyphosphate kinase — protein MLNLKNPNLYLNRELSWLQFNTRVLKQAQDESLPLLERLKFLAIYGTNLDEFYMIRVAGLKKLFAAGIIVSGADKLTPLEQLREIRTYLHQEQQVVEFCRSEILKKLTTEGIFVKTYDEVNQADKNYLNRYFSENVYPVIIPIAIDATHPFPHLNNLSFGLIVKLRDSDNENIERFGLIRVPRVLSRFVELSSGVYIPVESLVARHVEELFPGYTLLKYAVFRVTRNADIAIEEEEADDFMEILEEGLKLRRKGEMVRLEVGTNADDEIINFFNRHTNVYKDDIYKFNTLLNLASLWQIVGNKDFAHLLAPPFKPKNLPPLDNTEDIFTTLEKQDILMYHPYESFEPVVKFIQSASKDPDVVSIKMTLYRSGTNSPIVQALINASESGKQVTVMVELKARFDEENNLIWAKALEKSGAHVIYGIRGFKVHAKATLITRRKNGKLKQYAHLATGNYNPATAKIYTDMSYMTSKDEITNDLTRFFHFLTGFSKKGKLNELYMAPSQIKPKILSLIHNETRQGENGEIIAKVNSLVDDDIIRALYKASQAGVKISLIVRGICCLKPGLEDVSDNIRVISILGKYLEHPRSFYFKNDASQVYISSADWMPRNLVRRIELLTAIKDKVSKEKIIQILKLQCNDNVLSHELKSDGSYFKVKDDDTKTINNHKHLEDYVNRVAKSSKKESASHTAEIIDSIYPLN, from the coding sequence ATGTTAAATTTAAAAAATCCAAACCTTTATCTAAACCGTGAACTTTCATGGTTACAGTTTAATACAAGAGTTCTAAAACAGGCTCAAGATGAGTCCCTTCCACTACTTGAACGTCTAAAATTTTTAGCGATTTATGGTACTAACCTTGATGAATTTTATATGATTCGTGTTGCAGGTCTTAAAAAACTTTTTGCTGCGGGAATTATAGTCTCAGGAGCTGATAAACTCACGCCACTAGAGCAATTACGGGAGATTCGCACCTATCTTCACCAAGAGCAACAAGTTGTAGAATTTTGTAGAAGTGAGATACTCAAAAAATTAACTACAGAGGGTATCTTTGTTAAGACTTACGATGAAGTAAATCAGGCTGATAAAAACTATCTCAATAGATACTTTAGTGAAAATGTATACCCCGTCATTATTCCCATAGCTATTGATGCTACACATCCATTTCCTCATCTAAACAACCTTAGTTTTGGCCTTATCGTAAAACTACGAGACTCCGACAATGAAAACATAGAGCGCTTTGGTCTTATTCGCGTTCCTCGCGTTTTAAGTAGATTTGTAGAGCTTAGCAGTGGCGTTTACATACCCGTAGAGAGTTTAGTAGCTCGTCACGTTGAAGAGCTCTTTCCGGGTTATACACTTCTAAAGTATGCGGTGTTTAGAGTAACGAGAAATGCGGATATCGCCATAGAAGAAGAAGAGGCTGACGACTTTATGGAGATTCTTGAAGAGGGCCTTAAGCTTCGTCGTAAAGGCGAAATGGTTAGACTTGAAGTTGGTACAAACGCCGATGATGAAATCATCAACTTTTTTAATCGTCACACCAATGTTTATAAAGACGATATCTATAAATTCAATACGCTCTTAAATCTTGCTAGTCTATGGCAGATAGTGGGCAATAAAGATTTTGCTCATCTCTTAGCACCACCATTTAAACCCAAAAATCTTCCACCATTGGATAACACTGAAGATATATTTACAACATTAGAAAAACAAGATATTCTTATGTATCATCCATACGAGAGTTTTGAGCCCGTTGTAAAGTTTATACAGAGTGCTAGTAAAGATCCTGATGTAGTTTCAATAAAAATGACGCTCTACCGCTCAGGTACTAACTCTCCAATTGTTCAAGCGCTTATAAATGCGAGTGAGTCAGGCAAACAAGTAACCGTAATGGTTGAGCTAAAAGCTAGGTTTGATGAAGAAAACAACCTTATCTGGGCAAAAGCGCTAGAAAAATCTGGAGCACACGTTATCTATGGGATTAGAGGCTTCAAAGTACATGCAAAAGCTACACTTATAACGCGACGAAAAAATGGAAAGCTAAAACAGTATGCGCATTTAGCAACTGGAAACTATAACCCCGCTACGGCAAAAATATATACTGATATGAGTTATATGACAAGTAAGGATGAGATAACAAACGACCTTACTAGATTTTTTCACTTTCTTACAGGCTTTAGTAAAAAAGGTAAACTAAACGAACTCTATATGGCTCCATCACAGATTAAACCTAAGATACTCTCCCTAATTCATAATGAAACACGACAGGGAGAAAATGGAGAGATTATTGCAAAGGTAAACTCACTTGTTGATGATGATATCATCAGGGCTCTTTATAAGGCTAGTCAAGCGGGTGTTAAGATTAGTCTTATTGTGCGTGGTATTTGCTGTTTAAAACCAGGCTTAGAAGACGTAAGTGATAACATTCGCGTTATTTCCATACTTGGAAAATACCTAGAACACCCTCGTTCATTCTATTTTAAAAATGACGCTTCCCAAGTTTATATCTCTAGTGCTGATTGGATGCCAAGAAACCTTGTTCGTCGAATAGAGCTTCTTACTGCCATAAAAGATAAAGTTTCAAAAGAAAAAATTATCCAGATACTCAAGTTACAGTGTAATGACAACGTACTCTCTCACGAACTTAAAAGCGATGGTTCATATTTCAAGGTCAAAGATGATGATACAAAAACTATAAACAATCATAAGCATTTAGAGGATTATGTAAACCGCGTTGCAAAATCAAGTAAAAAAGAGTCCGCATCTCATACTGCAGAGATTATTGACTCTATATACCCCCTAAATTAA
- a CDS encoding apolipoprotein N-acyltransferase, whose protein sequence is MNKSIKTISFGILTALLFSSFIYFEEYDLTNKLVNTITALLALGLFLYIPKRSVLVAGFFIGLFWFYWIGYSFEYQGVGYLTPVITLSFGIIYLLFFMPLYFTDKPYIRAFILFGLSFVEPFDWNWLQVELLFVESYLGVYKYQLALILAALSIPVLIQNKKYRFLPLLIIIFAFNYGYPSQKDAPLKIKLIQTDVKQEKKWKRESLNPTIQMIFTEIQKAIDEKYHVVVLPESVFPIYMNHNPQVLDILKNASKNIVIVAGTLITENSAHYNVTYKFEDGEYAIAKKLVLVPFGEYIPLPKFAQDFINEKFFSGTSDFVTASEPTDFLIKGVKFRNAICYEATCSEIYEGEVDFIIATSNNAWFTPSIEPTLQRLLMRYYARKNGVTIYHSANYKGSGIIK, encoded by the coding sequence ATGAATAAATCAATAAAAACTATTTCTTTTGGAATTTTAACGGCTCTTTTATTTAGCTCTTTTATCTATTTTGAAGAGTATGACTTAACAAACAAGTTGGTGAACACCATTACAGCTCTTTTAGCATTAGGACTTTTTTTATATATACCTAAACGCAGTGTTTTAGTTGCTGGCTTTTTCATAGGTCTTTTTTGGTTTTACTGGATTGGTTATAGTTTTGAGTACCAAGGGGTTGGGTATCTCACCCCAGTTATCACTCTCTCTTTTGGAATTATTTACCTGCTCTTTTTTATGCCTCTTTATTTTACAGACAAGCCCTACATAAGAGCATTTATACTCTTTGGGCTCAGTTTTGTAGAGCCTTTTGATTGGAACTGGTTACAGGTTGAACTTCTTTTTGTAGAGAGTTATCTTGGCGTTTACAAGTACCAACTTGCACTTATCCTCGCTGCTTTATCGATTCCAGTGCTTATACAAAATAAAAAATACAGATTTTTGCCTCTGCTTATTATAATCTTTGCATTTAACTATGGTTATCCATCTCAAAAAGACGCGCCCCTAAAGATAAAACTCATTCAGACGGATGTTAAACAAGAGAAAAAGTGGAAAAGAGAGAGCCTTAATCCAACTATACAGATGATATTTACAGAGATTCAAAAAGCAATAGATGAGAAGTATCATGTAGTAGTTTTACCTGAGTCCGTCTTTCCGATTTATATGAATCATAATCCACAAGTTTTAGATATTCTCAAAAATGCTTCAAAAAATATCGTTATAGTAGCAGGTACCTTAATCACTGAAAATTCGGCACATTACAATGTTACGTATAAGTTTGAAGATGGAGAGTACGCAATAGCTAAAAAACTTGTCCTAGTCCCTTTTGGAGAGTATATCCCCCTTCCAAAATTCGCGCAAGATTTTATAAATGAGAAATTTTTTAGTGGAACAAGTGATTTTGTAACGGCAAGCGAGCCTACGGACTTTCTTATTAAAGGCGTCAAGTTTAGAAACGCAATCTGTTACGAGGCGACTTGTTCTGAAATCTATGAGGGCGAGGTAGACTTTATTATAGCAACAAGTAATAATGCTTGGTTTACTCCATCTATTGAACCTACCTTGCAGAGGCTACTTATGAGATACTATGCTCGAAAGAATGGTGTTACAATTTATCACTCAGCAAACTACAAAGGAAGTGGTATAATCAAATAA
- the yajC gene encoding preprotein translocase subunit YajC, whose protein sequence is MEMISQLLPFVFLIAIMYFVIIRPQQKEAKAKKEMIESLKKGDKVITNGGFIVVISKVEEEFLSVKLNDDVISKITKDSIAKKYEDEA, encoded by the coding sequence ATGGAAATGATCTCTCAACTATTACCGTTCGTATTTTTAATTGCAATTATGTATTTTGTGATTATCCGCCCACAACAAAAAGAGGCAAAAGCTAAAAAAGAGATGATTGAATCTCTTAAAAAAGGTGACAAAGTAATTACAAATGGTGGTTTTATTGTAGTTATTAGCAAAGTTGAAGAGGAATTTTTAAGTGTTAAACTAAATGATGATGTAATAAGTAAAATCACAAAAGATTCAATTGCAAAGAAGTATGAGGATGAAGCTTAA
- the secD gene encoding protein translocase subunit SecD, which yields MKLNYRIVIFALAIIFGLFFSAPSLLQTEAGKKVTLGLDLQGGLHMLLGVKTEEATKSRIKSIAASIKHFSERNDILIDSLTFTEDSVKFEVLDSDDNNAINEFLKDIEGSSISQEGQIVSLSLTDKEIIRTKAAAVDQAIETIRNRLDQFGLSEPVVARQGEEKILVQLAGIKTQEEEQRARELISRAAKLELMAVDEDRNARVYNMSSSDAAAYGDVILPDVKNEQEKYLVREIPILDGGMLTDASMGFDENNRPLINFKLNAEGAEIFGDFTGKSVGKRLAVVLDGKVYSAPNINERIGGGAGQISGNYTVMEAKDLAIALRSGALLAPIYLMEKRSVGPSLGADSIKASLVALIGGFVLVICFMVFYYRLAGVIANIALVANLFILLAVMSLFGATLTLPGMAGIVLTVGMAVDANVIISERIRELIYEGKSMHKAIEEGYANAMRAILDANITTLIASVVLYAYGTGAIKGFAITMSIGILASMLTAILGTHGIYEMLESKIQKSKNNRLWFGIKG from the coding sequence ATGAAGCTTAATTATCGCATAGTCATTTTCGCTTTAGCGATAATTTTTGGTCTTTTTTTCTCGGCTCCTTCTCTTCTTCAAACTGAGGCAGGTAAAAAAGTTACTCTAGGTCTTGATCTTCAAGGTGGGCTTCATATGCTCCTTGGCGTTAAAACTGAGGAGGCTACAAAATCTCGCATAAAGTCGATAGCGGCTAGCATTAAACATTTTTCAGAACGCAATGACATCTTAATAGACTCTCTTACTTTCACAGAAGACTCTGTTAAATTTGAAGTTTTAGATAGTGATGACAACAACGCTATTAATGAATTTTTAAAAGATATAGAGGGTTCAAGCATATCTCAAGAGGGCCAAATTGTCTCTCTTTCTCTCACAGATAAAGAGATAATAAGAACTAAAGCAGCAGCAGTAGATCAAGCTATAGAGACTATCCGTAATAGACTTGATCAGTTTGGATTGTCAGAGCCTGTTGTTGCACGCCAAGGTGAAGAGAAGATCCTTGTTCAGTTAGCAGGTATCAAAACGCAAGAGGAAGAGCAACGTGCACGTGAACTTATCTCACGTGCTGCAAAGCTTGAACTTATGGCTGTAGATGAAGATAGAAATGCTCGTGTTTATAACATGAGTAGTTCTGATGCAGCAGCTTATGGTGATGTGATTTTACCAGATGTTAAAAATGAGCAAGAGAAATATCTTGTTCGTGAGATTCCAATCCTTGATGGCGGTATGCTTACTGATGCTTCTATGGGCTTTGATGAAAATAATCGTCCACTAATTAACTTTAAGTTAAATGCAGAGGGTGCAGAGATATTCGGTGACTTTACAGGTAAAAGTGTAGGAAAGCGTTTAGCTGTTGTTCTAGATGGTAAAGTTTACTCTGCTCCAAATATTAATGAGCGTATTGGTGGTGGTGCAGGGCAGATCTCTGGTAACTATACAGTGATGGAAGCAAAAGATTTAGCCATTGCTCTGCGTTCTGGTGCACTTTTAGCTCCGATTTATTTAATGGAGAAACGCTCAGTTGGGCCAAGCTTGGGAGCTGATAGTATTAAAGCATCACTGGTTGCACTTATAGGTGGTTTTGTTTTAGTTATCTGTTTTATGGTTTTTTATTACCGCTTAGCAGGTGTTATTGCAAATATTGCTCTTGTTGCTAACCTCTTTATTCTTTTAGCGGTTATGAGTCTTTTTGGTGCAACGCTAACTCTCCCTGGTATGGCAGGTATCGTTCTTACCGTTGGTATGGCGGTTGATGCAAATGTTATCATTTCAGAGCGTATTCGCGAGCTTATATATGAGGGCAAATCTATGCATAAAGCCATAGAAGAGGGATATGCAAACGCGATGCGCGCAATCTTAGACGCAAACATTACGACGCTTATCGCTTCTGTAGTTCTTTATGCTTATGGAACAGGTGCCATTAAAGGCTTTGCCATTACTATGAGCATAGGTATTTTAGCTTCAATGCTAACGGCAATTTTAGGTACTCATGGAATTTATGAGATGCTTGAGAGTAAAATTCAAAAATCTAAAAATAACCGTTTGTGGTTTGGAATTAAAGGGTAA
- the secF gene encoding protein translocase subunit SecF: MEFFKYTRTFNFMGKSKAAMVFSILIVLASYALLLTKGLNYGVDFAGGTVVQVKYDTTAPIDEMRDSLKTNEIFSGASISEFGSPDEVVIRMKTSTGNVTTDIGDLTREALKGTGNYEIRRVDIVGPTVGAELKEKGIMSLVLAVIGILIYVAFRFEWRFAVASIVALVHDVSIALGAITLVGLDVNLDVLAALLTILGYSLNDTIIVFDRIREGITKNRGIDLGETINESVTRTLARTTLTSLTTFFVVFTLFMFGGEIIHAFAFTLLVGVVVGTYSSVFVASPILLWFGFDVKNYHVKLAAKAQKNIEKQRIREQFESGVM, from the coding sequence ATGGAATTTTTTAAATATACAAGAACCTTTAATTTTATGGGGAAATCTAAAGCAGCTATGGTTTTCTCAATTCTTATAGTTTTAGCTTCTTATGCACTTCTACTAACAAAGGGTCTTAACTATGGTGTTGATTTCGCTGGAGGAACAGTTGTTCAGGTGAAATATGACACTACTGCTCCAATTGATGAAATGCGTGATAGTTTAAAAACAAATGAAATTTTTAGTGGTGCGAGTATTAGTGAGTTTGGCTCTCCTGATGAAGTTGTTATCCGTATGAAAACAAGTACAGGAAATGTGACAACAGATATAGGTGACTTAACAAGAGAAGCACTTAAGGGAACAGGAAACTATGAGATACGTCGCGTTGACATAGTTGGTCCAACAGTTGGAGCTGAACTTAAAGAAAAAGGAATTATGTCTCTTGTCTTAGCTGTCATAGGTATTTTGATCTATGTGGCGTTTAGATTTGAGTGGCGTTTTGCTGTTGCTTCTATCGTCGCGCTTGTACATGACGTCTCCATAGCTCTTGGAGCGATAACTCTTGTTGGTCTTGATGTGAACCTTGACGTGCTTGCAGCGCTTCTTACAATACTCGGATATTCACTCAACGATACTATTATCGTATTTGACCGTATTCGTGAGGGTATTACGAAAAATAGAGGCATTGATCTTGGAGAGACTATTAACGAGTCTGTTACAAGAACACTAGCTCGTACAACACTCACTTCACTTACTACTTTCTTTGTTGTGTTTACTCTGTTTATGTTTGGTGGAGAGATTATTCATGCTTTCGCGTTTACTCTTTTAGTTGGCGTTGTAGTTGGTACGTACTCATCAGTTTTCGTAGCCTCTCCAATCCTTCTTTGGTTTGGATTTGATGTGAAAAACTATCATGTAAAACTTGCTGCAAAAGCTCAGAAAAATATAGAAAAACAGAGAATTCGTGAGCAGTTTGAATCAGGGGTTATGTAA
- a CDS encoding DUF6394 family protein, with amino-acid sequence MDWGKVIYVFFSLMSLTSIAGFLYENTAVSLFIAASVNLISTLLKIGVRNLLSAELLASSLVADLHLIPAFIFLVIVGDDSWAIALAIGALIANVFSMGLVYIESGKTKEEY; translated from the coding sequence ATGGATTGGGGTAAAGTAATATACGTGTTTTTCTCATTAATGAGTTTAACATCAATAGCAGGTTTTTTATATGAGAATACAGCTGTTTCACTTTTTATCGCTGCGAGTGTAAACTTGATTTCTACACTTTTAAAAATAGGGGTTAGAAATTTGCTCTCAGCAGAGCTTTTGGCTTCATCATTAGTAGCAGATTTACACCTTATTCCAGCATTTATATTTTTAGTTATTGTTGGGGATGATTCTTGGGCTATAGCACTTGCTATTGGTGCATTAATCGCAAATGTTTTTTCTATGGGTCTTGTTTACATCGAGAGTGGAAAAACAAAAGAAGAGTATTAA
- the leuS gene encoding leucine--tRNA ligase produces the protein MEYSSSVIEKKWQEYWKQNESFEPSEDFSKEKKYILSMFPFPSGRLHMGHVRNYSISDAFARFHRQQGKNVLHPIGFDSFGMPAENAAIKNGSHPKGWTYDNIDYMKNEFYSLGFSFSRKREMATSDELYTKFEQAFMIDMYNKGLLYREKGMLNWCPHDETVLANEQVVDGCCWRCDTPIVKKDMNQYYFKITDYSDELLDDLKKLEEGWPKQVLTMQENWIGKSNGLVFDLFFDDDSLSILNNEFKSFDVFTTRPDTIYGVSYTALAPEHKIVDYMIENKLLDEATIEQIKKMKNTSSIDRQKEKAGLPLGLNVLHPLSGKIVPVWIANFVLMDYGSGAVMAVPAHDDRDYDFAKKYDLPINAVIKPKDAEVDVSSAAYTEVGELFNSGEFDGMNSKKSQYNIIKMFEEKNIGKKTTNYKLKDWGVSRQRYWGAPIPFVHCDSCGIVMEKKENLPIALPDDVEINGEGSPLENHPTWKHCACPSCGKDAVRETDTMDTFVQSSWYFLRFCASPATLEKAAFTPEEIKYWMGVDHYIGGIEHAILHLLYARFFTKVFRDLGYVDFDEPFEKLLTQGMVLKDGAKMSKSKGNTVDPDAIIEKYGADTARLFILFAAPPTQELEWNDSAVEGAHKFIKRFFDRSSNIVACKSKPVINHASLSKEEKLARKKVYEALVRANDVYNERYTFNTLIAGVMEAINALNTQSNSDVWSEGYWILSSIMEPVIPHTCWEISQKYFGLKNLEAQEIVEEVFVEDSILLGVSINGKNRGEIEVAKDASKDEILALAKEKVAKWLEDKELVKEIVVPNKLVNLVVKG, from the coding sequence TTGGAATATAGTTCATCAGTTATAGAAAAAAAATGGCAAGAGTATTGGAAGCAAAATGAAAGTTTTGAGCCAAGTGAAGACTTCTCTAAAGAGAAAAAGTACATACTCTCAATGTTCCCATTTCCAAGTGGGCGTTTACATATGGGGCATGTTAGAAACTACTCGATTTCAGATGCATTCGCTCGCTTTCATAGACAGCAAGGTAAAAACGTACTTCATCCTATAGGTTTTGACAGCTTTGGAATGCCTGCTGAGAACGCCGCTATTAAAAATGGGAGTCATCCAAAAGGTTGGACATACGATAACATCGACTATATGAAAAATGAGTTTTACTCTTTAGGCTTCTCTTTTTCTCGTAAACGTGAGATGGCAACATCTGATGAACTATATACGAAGTTTGAACAGGCCTTTATGATAGACATGTATAACAAAGGTCTACTTTATCGTGAAAAAGGAATGCTTAACTGGTGTCCACATGATGAGACAGTTCTTGCAAATGAGCAAGTAGTTGATGGATGTTGTTGGCGTTGTGATACTCCTATCGTTAAAAAAGATATGAATCAGTACTATTTTAAAATTACTGATTACTCTGATGAGTTACTTGATGATCTAAAAAAACTTGAAGAGGGATGGCCTAAACAAGTTCTTACTATGCAAGAGAACTGGATAGGAAAATCAAATGGATTGGTATTTGATCTTTTCTTTGACGATGATTCACTGTCTATCTTGAACAATGAGTTTAAATCTTTTGATGTTTTTACAACTCGTCCTGATACTATCTATGGCGTCTCATACACAGCGCTTGCGCCTGAACATAAAATTGTTGATTACATGATTGAAAATAAGCTTTTAGACGAAGCTACGATTGAGCAAATTAAAAAGATGAAAAACACTTCATCCATAGATAGACAAAAAGAGAAAGCTGGACTTCCTCTTGGTTTAAATGTGCTCCATCCTCTAAGTGGAAAAATTGTTCCCGTTTGGATAGCTAACTTTGTTCTTATGGACTATGGATCTGGTGCTGTTATGGCTGTTCCTGCTCATGATGATAGAGATTATGATTTTGCTAAAAAGTATGACCTTCCTATAAATGCCGTTATTAAACCAAAAGATGCTGAAGTTGACGTAAGTAGTGCTGCTTATACAGAAGTTGGAGAGCTATTTAACTCTGGTGAATTTGATGGAATGAACTCAAAAAAATCTCAATATAACATAATTAAAATGTTTGAAGAGAAAAATATAGGCAAAAAAACTACTAACTATAAACTTAAAGATTGGGGAGTCTCTCGTCAGCGTTACTGGGGAGCTCCTATTCCTTTCGTTCATTGTGACTCTTGTGGAATTGTAATGGAGAAAAAAGAGAATCTTCCAATCGCTCTTCCTGATGACGTTGAAATTAACGGAGAGGGAAGTCCTTTAGAAAACCATCCTACTTGGAAACATTGCGCTTGCCCTTCATGTGGTAAAGATGCAGTGCGTGAGACAGATACTATGGATACTTTTGTGCAATCGTCTTGGTATTTTTTACGTTTTTGCGCATCTCCAGCAACTTTGGAAAAAGCGGCGTTTACTCCAGAGGAAATAAAGTACTGGATGGGTGTTGACCACTACATCGGTGGGATTGAACATGCCATACTTCATCTTTTATATGCGAGATTTTTTACAAAAGTTTTTCGTGATTTAGGTTATGTTGATTTTGATGAGCCTTTTGAGAAGCTCCTAACGCAGGGTATGGTACTTAAAGATGGTGCTAAAATGTCAAAATCTAAGGGCAATACGGTTGACCCTGACGCCATTATAGAAAAGTATGGTGCAGATACGGCGAGACTTTTTATCCTCTTTGCCGCTCCTCCAACACAAGAGCTAGAGTGGAATGATAGTGCTGTTGAAGGCGCTCATAAGTTTATTAAAAGGTTTTTTGATAGAAGCTCAAATATAGTAGCTTGTAAATCAAAACCGGTAATAAATCATGCAAGTTTAAGTAAAGAAGAAAAACTTGCTCGTAAGAAAGTTTATGAAGCACTTGTGCGCGCAAATGATGTTTACAATGAGCGTTATACATTTAACACTCTTATAGCTGGTGTTATGGAAGCTATTAACGCACTTAATACTCAGAGTAATAGCGACGTATGGAGTGAAGGTTACTGGATACTTAGTTCAATAATGGAGCCGGTAATCCCACATACTTGTTGGGAGATAAGTCAAAAGTACTTCGGACTTAAAAATCTTGAAGCACAGGAGATAGTTGAAGAAGTATTTGTTGAAGATAGCATACTATTGGGTGTTTCCATAAATGGAAAGAACCGTGGAGAGATTGAAGTTGCTAAAGACGCAAGTAAAGATGAGATACTGGCTCTTGCAAAAGAAAAAGTTGCTAAATGGCTCGAGGATAAAGAGCTTGTTAAAGAGATAGTTGTTCCAAATAAGCTTGTAAACCTTGTAGTAAAGGGATAG
- the lptE gene encoding LPS assembly lipoprotein LptE has protein sequence MKLLYFVLRLSLGVILLLQLSSCGYKPSAKYAREIIGTKISTSVVISSQDPENTVLIKDAVDSAIIGIFHASLSSRDRSDTHLNFSISKPTYTPLQYNDNGFVISYRATIMLKIQRQTKDMIKNYSELGTYDFAVVPNAVLTDQERFDAIRYSATKAISAFIARVSAEGSQQIGR, from the coding sequence GTGAAATTGCTGTATTTCGTTTTAAGACTCTCTTTAGGAGTTATTTTACTTTTACAGCTTAGTTCATGTGGTTATAAACCAAGTGCAAAATATGCACGAGAGATAATTGGTACTAAAATTAGTACAAGTGTAGTTATCTCTTCACAAGATCCAGAAAATACAGTACTTATTAAAGATGCTGTAGATAGTGCGATTATCGGAATTTTTCATGCTTCTTTAAGTAGTAGAGACCGCTCTGACACTCATCTAAATTTTAGTATCTCTAAACCTACCTATACACCACTACAGTATAATGATAATGGTTTTGTTATCTCATATCGTGCTACAATAATGCTCAAGATACAAAGACAAACAAAAGATATGATTAAAAATTATAGTGAGCTAGGGACATATGACTTCGCAGTTGTTCCTAATGCAGTACTAACAGATCAAGAGAGATTTGACGCCATTAGATATAGTGCCACAAAAGCTATTTCAGCTTTTATAGCAAGAGTCTCTGCTGAAGGTTCACAACAAATAGGAAGATAA